One window from the genome of Helicoverpa zea isolate HzStark_Cry1AcR chromosome 6, ilHelZeax1.1, whole genome shotgun sequence encodes:
- the LOC124631306 gene encoding sin3 histone deacetylase corepressor complex component SDS3, protein MQLLRVSSTMSCQGSYSGPGDEYDFEDDGYDDLDGYRDREDTLPSAPPVDDSDEDTEEASETDIPNNDEPLEVKEQLYQDKLANLKKQLQQLEDGIHPEFLRRVKRLEHQLHERLRINKIYREHMYDVVEREYIAEKKAAAKEFEEKKIELRENLLNDFEDKRKMIESERHSMELNGDSMEVKPVMKRILRRRANEPAPAPEKRRKPLTTTLTFQLDERDIDADLRAIARHSPPRHAPAHTLPRKHYNSSTCESPVRESGETTETRVEDGKLLYERRWYHRGQSVSVEGRDLPKFPGHIHAITDEAIWVKKTNLERVRIYISQLARGKVTLKRRAS, encoded by the exons ATGCAACTATTACGCGTCTCCTCTACTATGTCTTGCCAAGGATCATATTCGGGCCCCGGGGACGAGTATGACTTCGAGGACGATGGGTACGACGACCTGGACGGGTACAGAGACAGAGAAGACACGTTACCATCAGCACCGCCAGTCGACGACAGTGACGAAG ACACAGAAGAAGCCAGTGAGACAGACATACCAAACAATGACGAGCCACTTGAAGTTAAGGAACA ATTATACCAGGATAAGCTAGCAAACCTGAAGAAGCAGTTACAGCAGTTGGAAGATGGCATCCACCCGGAGTTCCTCAGGAGGGTCAAGAGGCTAGAGCACCAGCTGCATGAGAGGCTCAGGATAAACAAGATATATAG GGAACACATGTACGATGTAGTAGaaagagagtacatagcagAGAAGAAGGCAGCAGCGAAAGAGTTTGAAGAGAAGAAGATAGAGTTGAGGGAAAACCTGCTGAATGACTTCGAGGATAAGAGGAAAATGATTGAGAGTGAACGCCACAGTATGGAGTTAAATGGAGATTCTATGGAG GTGAAGCCCGTAATGAAGCGCATCCTCCGACGGCGTGCCAACGAGCCTGCGCCGGCGCCGGAGAAGCGTCGCAAGCCGCTGACGACGACGCTGACGTTCCAGCTGGACGAGCGCGACATCGACGCCGACCTGCGCGCCATCGCGCGGCACTCGCCGCCGCGACATGCGCCCGCGCATACCCTGCCTAGGAAGCACTACAATTCTAGTACTT GTGAGTCCCCAGTGCGTGAGAGCGGCGAGACGACGGAGACGCGCGTGGAGGACGGCAAGCTGCTGTACGAGCGACGCTGGTACCATCGCGGACAGAGCGTGTCCGTCGAGGGACGGGACCTGCCCAAGTTCCCCGGACACATACATGCCATTACTGATGAGGCG
- the LOC124631205 gene encoding uncharacterized protein LOC124631205 isoform X2, whose amino-acid sequence MSSQKENTRICCLCGSSPSKDPSITLHRFPKPGTKNALRCELWAKYCFPNEAWSSPKFQDALHKQHKMLCSKHFKSTCFNEKKLFRTAVPDVQCQKDTTTSNVPDQSAIFEPVAGPSRMNPLTEHNVNIITPTNSGMFVCKSSKQESDQKSKMLRKLKSSMNKVYRLQKTVKHLKNESFLNVICNNETVREILNTKMSSTFALLLQGELQNYKRKKPGRRWNMEAKIIALRLYKRSPTSYKLLRRMICLPAPSTLKSLLSKFKMNVGTHKTILTILKNTTKHFVPSEREYILLWDEMSLRKNLWYNSKTDLIEGFQDHATQGRSPQPASYALVFMIVGVRKHFKQPVAYYLSSGSVTADRLSALIKEVLNCCFDAGINICASVCDLDGVNKRALCQLGASVENPFIEVSNHKIVTLFDTPHLLKCFRNLFMKYHVRFRTNITSDHQQGIGVAKWSHIKQFYELDNNNPNFVFAPCLSKQHLEPNSKQKMRVKLAAQVLSHSVAAGLYTKIAGGDMPTEALATANLISSMDDLFDGVNASTPDLRRGKIFSTNIKHNTGHLQMFDKMKFFFKTLEFLGCRGNPPSKDGWIWTLNGLEMVWKILSAKHTTVKSLSTRRFQQDPLENLFGCIRFNCGSNSNPTVAQFVAGLKTAVISNMAHTSSGNCELDSNSAIITNFKKLLTPATDMHTETEQSESVIENEIEENIISSLEQNLEEGSSELQACAYVCGFIIKKYKNICNNCKNILVSETPEEVHNFIEFKNYDSVKNSKVYFTFIFLSFKPCDFF is encoded by the exons ATGAgttcacaaaaagaaaacacaagaaTCTGCTGCTTGTGTGGATCTTCACCTTCTAAAGATCCCAGCATCACTTTGCATCGGTTTCCAAAGCCTGGCACTAAAAATGCTCTGCG ttgtgAATTATGGGCAAAGTATTGCTTCCCAAACGAAGCCTGGTCTTCACCAAAATTCCAGGACGCACTCCATAAACAACATAAGATGCTATGCagcaaacatttcaaaagcaCATGCTTTAATGAGAAGAAGTTGTTCAGAACAGCTGTACCTGATGTTCAATGCCAAAAG GATACAACAACTTCTAATGTGCCAGATCAATCTGCCATATTTGAACCTGTTGCCGGTCCATCCAGAATGAATCCTTTAACAGAACATAATGTAAACATTATCACTCCGACCAATTCAGGAATGTTTGTGTGCAAGTCTTCAAAACAAGAAAGTGACCAGAAAAGCAAAATGTTGAGGAAACTGAAAAGTAGTATGAACAAGGTGTATAGAttacaaaaaactgtaaaacatttaaaaaacgaatcttttttaaatgttatttgtaaCAATGAGACAGTCCGAGAAATCCTCAATACAAAAATGAGTTCGACATTTGCACTGTTACTGCAAGGAGAACTGCAGAATTATAAGAGGAAGAAGCCTGGTCGCAGGTGGAACATGGAGGCTAAAATAATAGCATTGAGGCTCTACAAGAGGTCACCAACTAGCTACAAATTGCTAAGGAGAATGATTTGTTTACCAGCACCCAGCACATTAAAATCCCTCTTAAGTAAATTTAAGATGAATGTGGGGACACACAAAACAATACTCACAATTTTAAAAAACACGACAAAACACTTTGTCCCCTCTGAACGTGAGTACATATTGTTGTGGGATGAAATGTCCTTAAGAAAAAATTTATGGTACAATTCGAAGACGGATTTAATTGAAGGGTTTCAAGACCATGCTACACAAGGTAGATCTCCACAGCCAGCTTCATATGCCCTTGTATTTATGATAGTTGGAGTCAGGAAACATTTTAAGCAGCCAGTGGCTTATTATTTATCAAGCGGTTCTGTCACAGCTGACAGACTTTCAGCTTTGATTAAGGAG GTTTTAAATTGTTGCTTTGATGCTGGGATAAACATATGCGCTTCAGTCTGTGACTTGGATGGAGTCAACAAGAGAGCTCTATGTCAATTAGGAGCTTCTGTTGAGAATCCCTTCATAGAAGTGAGCAATCACAAAATTGTCACTCTATTTGACACACCACACCTGCTGAAGTGCTTCAGAAATCTTTTCATGAAATATCATGTAAGATTTAGGACCAATATAACATCAGACCACCAACAAGGAATTg GAGTCGCTAAATGGAGCCACATCAAGCAATTTTATGAATTGGACAATAATAATCCCAATTTTGTGTTTGCACCATGCCTAAGTAAACAACACCTTGAGCCTAATTCCAAACAAAAAATGAGGGTAAAACTTGCGGCACAAGTTTTAAGCCACTCAGTTGCAGCAGGACTATATACTAAAATAGCTGGAG GAGACATGCCGACTGAAGCCTTGGCAACGGCTAATTTAATTTCAAGCATGGACGATTTGTTTGATGGTGTAAACGCGTCGACACCAGACTTAAGgagaggaaaaatattttccacaaatataaaacacaatACAGGACATCTCCAAATGTTcgataaaatgaaatttttttttaaaaccctGGAATTCTTGGGATGCAGGGGTAATCCCCCATCAAAAGATGGCTGGATTTGGACCCTCAATGGGTTAGAAATGGTTTGGAAAATTCTAAGTGCCAAACATACTACAGTTAAAAGTTTATCCACGAGAAGATTCCAGCAGGATCCTCTTGAAAATTTATTTGGATGCATTCGATTCAACTGTGGATCCAATAGCAACCCAACAGTTGCACAATTCGTTGCTGGATTAAAAACAGCTGTAATAAGCAACATGGCACATACTAGCTCAGGTAATTGTGAGCTGGATAGCAACAGTGCCATAAttaccaattttaaaaaattattgacACCAGCCACAGACATGCACACTGAAACTGAACAATCGGAGTCTGTTatagaaa atgaaattgaagaaaatattatttcctccCTGGAACAAAATTTGGAGGAAGGAAGTAGCGAACTACAAGCATGTGCTTATGTCTGTGgcttcataattaaaaaatataaaaatatttgtaataactgcaaaaatattttagtctccGAAACACCAGAAGAAGTGCATAATTTTATAGagtttaaaaattatgattCGGTAAAAAattctaaagtgtattttacgtttatatttttatcttttaaaccctgcgactttttctaa
- the LOC124631205 gene encoding uncharacterized protein LOC124631205 isoform X1, with translation MSSQKENTRICCLCGSSPSKDPSITLHRFPKPGTKNALRCELWAKYCFPNEAWSSPKFQDALHKQHKMLCSKHFKSTCFNEKKLFRTAVPDVQCQKDTTTSNVPDQSAIFEPVAGPSRMNPLTEHNVNIITPTNSGMFVCKSSKQESDQKSKMLRKLKSSMNKVYRLQKTVKHLKNESFLNVICNNETVREILNTKMSSTFALLLQGELQNYKRKKPGRRWNMEAKIIALRLYKRSPTSYKLLRRMICLPAPSTLKSLLSKFKMNVGTHKTILTILKNTTKHFVPSEREYILLWDEMSLRKNLWYNSKTDLIEGFQDHATQGRSPQPASYALVFMIVGVRKHFKQPVAYYLSSGSVTADRLSALIKEVLNCCFDAGINICASVCDLDGVNKRALCQLGASVENPFIEVSNHKIVTLFDTPHLLKCFRNLFMKYHVRFRTNITSDHQQGIGVAKWSHIKQFYELDNNNPNFVFAPCLSKQHLEPNSKQKMRVKLAAQVLSHSVAAGLYTKIAGGDMPTEALATANLISSMDDLFDGVNASTPDLRRGKIFSTNIKHNTGHLQMFDKMKFFFKTLEFLGCRGNPPSKDGWIWTLNGLEMVWKILSAKHTTVKSLSTRRFQQDPLENLFGCIRFNCGSNSNPTVAQFVAGLKTAVISNMAHTSSGNCELDSNSAIITNFKKLLTPATDMHTETEQSESVIENEIEENIISSLEQNLEEGSSELQACAYVCGFIIKKYKNICKNCKNILVSETPEEVHNFIEFKNYDSVKNSLTYASKNLIDCVEKSANIINIFLEKEAYKENIKKK, from the exons ATGAgttcacaaaaagaaaacacaagaaTCTGCTGCTTGTGTGGATCTTCACCTTCTAAAGATCCCAGCATCACTTTGCATCGGTTTCCAAAGCCTGGCACTAAAAATGCTCTGCG ttgtgAATTATGGGCAAAGTATTGCTTCCCAAACGAAGCCTGGTCTTCACCAAAATTCCAGGACGCACTCCATAAACAACATAAGATGCTATGCagcaaacatttcaaaagcaCATGCTTTAATGAGAAGAAGTTGTTCAGAACAGCTGTACCTGATGTTCAATGCCAAAAG GATACAACAACTTCTAATGTGCCAGATCAATCTGCCATATTTGAACCTGTTGCCGGTCCATCCAGAATGAATCCTTTAACAGAACATAATGTAAACATTATCACTCCGACCAATTCAGGAATGTTTGTGTGCAAGTCTTCAAAACAAGAAAGTGACCAGAAAAGCAAAATGTTGAGGAAACTGAAAAGTAGTATGAACAAGGTGTATAGAttacaaaaaactgtaaaacatttaaaaaacgaatcttttttaaatgttatttgtaaCAATGAGACAGTCCGAGAAATCCTCAATACAAAAATGAGTTCGACATTTGCACTGTTACTGCAAGGAGAACTGCAGAATTATAAGAGGAAGAAGCCTGGTCGCAGGTGGAACATGGAGGCTAAAATAATAGCATTGAGGCTCTACAAGAGGTCACCAACTAGCTACAAATTGCTAAGGAGAATGATTTGTTTACCAGCACCCAGCACATTAAAATCCCTCTTAAGTAAATTTAAGATGAATGTGGGGACACACAAAACAATACTCACAATTTTAAAAAACACGACAAAACACTTTGTCCCCTCTGAACGTGAGTACATATTGTTGTGGGATGAAATGTCCTTAAGAAAAAATTTATGGTACAATTCGAAGACGGATTTAATTGAAGGGTTTCAAGACCATGCTACACAAGGTAGATCTCCACAGCCAGCTTCATATGCCCTTGTATTTATGATAGTTGGAGTCAGGAAACATTTTAAGCAGCCAGTGGCTTATTATTTATCAAGCGGTTCTGTCACAGCTGACAGACTTTCAGCTTTGATTAAGGAG GTTTTAAATTGTTGCTTTGATGCTGGGATAAACATATGCGCTTCAGTCTGTGACTTGGATGGAGTCAACAAGAGAGCTCTATGTCAATTAGGAGCTTCTGTTGAGAATCCCTTCATAGAAGTGAGCAATCACAAAATTGTCACTCTATTTGACACACCACACCTGCTGAAGTGCTTCAGAAATCTTTTCATGAAATATCATGTAAGATTTAGGACCAATATAACATCAGACCACCAACAAGGAATTg GAGTCGCTAAATGGAGCCACATCAAGCAATTTTATGAATTGGACAATAATAATCCCAATTTTGTGTTTGCACCATGCCTAAGTAAACAACACCTTGAGCCTAATTCCAAACAAAAAATGAGGGTAAAACTTGCGGCACAAGTTTTAAGCCACTCAGTTGCAGCAGGACTATATACTAAAATAGCTGGAG GAGACATGCCGACTGAAGCCTTGGCAACGGCTAATTTAATTTCAAGCATGGACGATTTGTTTGATGGTGTAAACGCGTCGACACCAGACTTAAGgagaggaaaaatattttccacaaatataaaacacaatACAGGACATCTCCAAATGTTcgataaaatgaaatttttttttaaaaccctGGAATTCTTGGGATGCAGGGGTAATCCCCCATCAAAAGATGGCTGGATTTGGACCCTCAATGGGTTAGAAATGGTTTGGAAAATTCTAAGTGCCAAACATACTACAGTTAAAAGTTTATCCACGAGAAGATTCCAGCAGGATCCTCTTGAAAATTTATTTGGATGCATTCGATTCAACTGTGGATCCAATAGCAACCCAACAGTTGCACAATTCGTTGCTGGATTAAAAACAGCTGTAATAAGCAACATGGCACATACTAGCTCAGGTAATTGTGAGCTGGATAGCAACAGTGCCATAAttaccaattttaaaaaattattgacACCAGCCACAGACATGCACACTGAAACTGAACAATCGGAGTCTGTTatagaaaatgaaattgaagaaaatattatttcctccCTGGAACAAAATTTGGAGGAAGGAAGTAGCGAACTACAAGCATGTGCTTATGTCTGTGgcttcataattaaaaaatataaaaatatttgtaagaactgtaaaaatattttagtctccGAAACACCAGAAGAAGTGCATAATTTTATAGagtttaaaaattatgattCGGTAAAAAATTCTCTTACATACGCCTCTAAAAATTTAATAGATTGTGTAGAAAAAAGTgcaaacataattaatatttttttagaaaaagagGCGTATAaagagaatataaaaaaaaaataa